CCACCCACTGACAACCAACACATCCTGTTTTCACCAGGCCCTGTTTGACAGCCCTATCTCTCCAATCCACTGCCCCACATACTCTGCCGAATATCTAATACTACACAGACAGGTATCCAGCAGTGCTAGACATATCCACCTACAGTGCCCCCACCAACAGTGGTATTAATCATACCCTGCAAAACATATCCTCAAACCACACActtacttctgtgtatctggACCACTTGACCTGCACAGCTCCAAACACATTTTCATAGCATGCCCTAGTGGACACAGCCCTGCCACTTGGCTgacatattgttttattatttgtaccTCACATGCACTACTGGATTTCAGGCCTGGTTGGATTCACCCTTGCCACACCATCCATGTCCCTCATACACCGCCAGCATTAGTGACTGCTCTTCATCCCCCTGCACTGGCAGGTTTCAGGCCTTGTAGGACAGCACCCATGGCCCACATGAACTGCTAGGTACCAGTTCATTTAGGAACCCCCTGGCATCAGGCACTGTTGGCTCACTCTCCACTGCCCTACCCTTCCAGCCTACAATGCAATTTTACACACCATGATGGTCATTCCTACTTGCCCAGAAAAACTTCAGGGTGTCAGGCTGAGCCACACAGTAGTCCTGGGACTCTGCCCACGTGTACAACCAGGTATCAGATGCTATGTCCTTCctgtctcatacacacacacacacacacacacacacacacacacacacacacactatgcatgGCTAAGAATCAGCCCAAGTGATACACCACTTCTCCCCTACTGTGAGATATCATTTGCCTGCTCTCCCCAGACTGCTACATATCAGACTTGATGGATAACCCCGCActtgccaccacacacacacacacacacacagctatcaGTGACTATGGGAGAGCAGACATCTAATCTAGCAGAAGACATCAAGCTAGCATGTGGATGCAATGGAACTAATgatttcaggttcctgcccttgaTTTCCCCACAACAATGGGCTATAACCAGGAATTGTACACTGAAATAAACTAGCTTCTCTGCCATGTTGCTTTTTTGttggagtattttatcacaggaacagagaGGACACAAGAACACCATCCAGTGCCTGGCTCCTCTACACTCGGGGAATCTGCATATGGCCCTTTAGTTTAGGGGCAGTTGGGTATTTAGCAGTGCTGATAGCAGTGTGTGGATGATCCTCCGACACATGGTGTCCAGCTTTAACTTCTAAAAAGCCTTGTGTTACTCTGCAGAGCCTACCTGAGCCAGATGCATtttcatcctttctgctcctgtgaGTTTTGTACAGCCATGATCTGCACATGTCCTACTATGACCTCATGAGGAGCCATTGTGAGAGAGCCCACCCAGCAGGTATAAAGGTGTGGTCTGCCCTGggtttctgtggctttagagAGGTGGTTTGGAGTTTACACCCATGTGATTTACTTATCTCTAGTGAGGTCCTGAGTGTTGGTGTGActgggtgtaggtgtgtgtactgtgtgtatatACATCCTTGTGTATTTGTGAATGGGTGCGAGTTCATCAGCCTGCTCTGTGTGGCTACTGGTGAAGGCCAGGGCTCAACCTTCAGTGACTTACTAAAGGTATGTTGATAACCTTAATTTCCGAAACAGAGTCATTCACTGGCCTGTATTTTGCCACTTaagctaggctggttggccatgGAGCCTCTGGGATCTGCCTTTGTTAGCTatatgctgagattaaagctacCGACACTGGACCTATTTTGGGTAGGtggttcttttgcttttatttttgtggtgagGAGTGATACTTTGCATTAAACTCAGGACATCATGCTTGAGTGGCAAATATCTTCACTGTAGGAGGCTCTAGCTCCTGGATacttggttttctatttttagttttgtttacttatttttctgcttatattattttttctctggttttatttttcttgggtgTTTAATAGTTGTGTTtggggctttatttttttttactttttctgaattgaatttttgttatatttaaaaatttcatttttgttttctttaaccttttactttttaaaagtattcataGATCAATAGTAGTTCACTTGACCTGTGGAATTTACACCTGTTTGGCTCGTGGCTAGTTTTGATTTTCTAATACTTAGTATTTATTTGGTTTGCTATTTACTTTTGCCTGTCTACCTCAGTTTACTTAATAGATTTTTGTGTGCtactgtttctgttttgatttcttcAGGAGTTCTGCCTTATCTTGGATTTCTTTGATTGGTATTGTAAGTAGTTGGTCTTGGGTCTGGGCTATTGgttttagaaaatgtttcattttggaTATTTTTTCACAATCATTCTTATACCATTCATTTCTTTCCCTATTCCCTACTTTCTGTTTTAGCTTTTCGAGTAACATCAAGAACATTCCTGACCTGTGGCCCTTCGACTTCGCTGGATTATGGGTTAGGTCTTGGTTTGGATGTGGAGTGTggattttgtctgtgtgtctttggtgCTCTAGTTTAAAAGCTATTTCTTTGTATCATGTTTACTTTGTCCTGTAGTTTTACCTTATTTCCCCCAGATTGCGTTGCTTTCATTCCTCATGTCTCTGTACATCCCTCTctatctccctgcccccacccctttcTGTGACAGCAGCAACTCGAGCAGCCTTGTCCAGTGACAATGAGGACGGAGCCTCAGAGCCCAACACAGTGCCcagcttctttgatgaagaggtGTTCACCAGGCAGTATACCATCCTGAAAGCCTTAGGCCAGGGTGGCACTGCCAAGGTCATGCTGGCCCGGCATCGTCTCACAGGCACGACAGTCGCTGTGAAAGctctgctgaggcaggagaagtgGTGCGAGTCGAAGACTTCTGAAGTTGACATCATGAAGATTCTCAGCCATCCTAACATCATTTCCCTCCTGCAGGTGAtagaaacagaacagaacatttatttaattatggaaGTGGCTGAGGGAGAACAGCTATTTAATCGCATCCAGAGGGCTGGATGCCTAAAGGAAGATGAGGCTAGAAGCATATTTGTTCAGCTGCTCAGTGCCATAGGCTACTGCCACGATGAAGGTGTCATTCATAGAGACCTAAAGCCTGACAATGTCATAGTGGATGAGCAGGGAAAGGTGAAAATTATTGACTTTGGCCTAGGTGCCAGATTCAGGCCTGGACAAAAGTTGGAAAGGTTATGTGGAGCCTTCCAGTTCATTCCTCCAGAAGTCTTTCTGGGCATCCCTTATGATGGCCCCAAAGTAGACATCTGGACCTTGGGGGTCCTCTTATACTATATGGTGACAGGGACTGTCCCATTTGGAGGGGCCACCTTGTCAGAACTTAGGGAACAAGTTCTGAAAGGGAAGTATGACATCCCCTATCGGCTCTCCAAAGAATTGAGGAGCATGATTAGCCTATTGCTAACAATGAACGCGAGACAGAGGCCAATGGTCTGGGACCTCAGGGGTCACCCATGGCttcagaaaggggaagagatGTTTACAATTCATTCCAATGAAGTCACCCGCTGCCCAGACCCTGAAATTGTAGCAGCCATGCAAAACATTGGGTTTGATGTTCAGGATATAAGAGAATCTTTGAAACACAGGAAGTTCAACGAAACAATGGCTGCATACAACCTACTGAAATGTCAGGCATGCCAGGACAATGGCAATAATGTCCACACAAAGTTAATGAACCCAGGGGCAACACCCTTCCCTTCTATTGAAAACCCTAACATGTTCCCCCTGCCACCCAAGAGGCGGGCTAGTGAACCTTCCCTTCGGACATTAGTCCCATCCTCTGGAAGCCCTCATCTAAGACAAAGGATGAGGACAAATGTCCCTGACCTGCTCGAGAAGACACCCACCCAGGGAAGGGGTCACAAACGCTCTATGACTGCCCCATGTATTTGCCTGCTAAGAAACACTATCATATATGTTGACGATACCAGCTTTTCCACTAGCTCCCAGTCAGAAAGGACCTTAAGTAGCCTGAAACACAGCGGGACTTCAACCTCAAGCTCCCTGCAGCCCAGGGGCCGGGCAAAATGTAAGAAGAGGATTAGGGCATGCATTCTCAGACTATGCTGCTGCATGTCACCCCACAAAAAGTCTCCAAGGAAGGTGTACTCCAAAAAGTGAGGGGATACCATGAGATGACAAGAAGTGCAAGGCATGGTCCAGGTACTTTTCTATATTTGCTTTTATCTATGCTTTTACTCATGTCCTTGTATATAGACAGTTATTTTTAAGCTCTTGTGTGCAACAAATTGGTAGGTTGCATCTAGATACTGTGAGATGTGGACTcccataaaatcaaaaacaacttaAATTCTTTCTCATTCCAAGAGGAAAGAGTCAGGACTtagtcacaatcaaatcaaatcaaaaccaaagtCCACTGTAAATCAGAAACTGTGGCTCAGTAGCCTAGGCCCAAAACTAAGGATCTTTTGGGCTCCAAAGGTCTTGGGCCACTCCTCCCCTGGGTTCCTGTGGCATCTACAGCACACACATCTTGTCAGGTCAACCTGACTTAAGCCACACTTGTCACTGTTTTTGGTGATCATCCCAGAGTCCTGACATCTCCATTATGCTGGGGTCTGCATTGCAATGAGGCGACATCTTCAACAGTGGCATCTCCtagcctctcacagtgccaagccccAGCTGTTCTCCACATCCCTTTAACCCTTCAGCTCTCATGCATCCTAAGCCAGTACCACATGGGAAATTCTTACACATTGAGTTTGGCTGCCAGCATGAGATGTGGCCTTTGCCACCACTGGACCACAACTTCTATGTGATGACACTGAGAAAATACCTTCCAGGAGATTTTGCTTCTGTGATGCCTGTGTCTTCATGATTACTGATGTCTCAGTGTAAGCTAAGCTTACACTGTTTACACTGCTTCAATTGTCCCATCTAAGCAAGGTTTCACTTTCAtggttctggtctcttgttaatcaaagctgattctccagcctctgctAACCAGAAACCATAGGTTATTGATTCAAAACATAGAATGAATGGTGTGGCAGTCTTTTTCAAACATCACCATCCATGCCTCTGTTGTTTGCATTCTCTCAGCATTCCCCTCTGCTATGCTCCACAGGACATCCCAGTAAGCTTTGAGAACAAGGCTTTTCAGTGCAAGGTTGCAACCATTTCCACAATCCTCTGCAAACCACCCTGGTCAGTTccgtcacagcaataccccacaaTTGTGGTACAATATTCTGTCTTAAtttgctttctactgctgtgataaaccacTGGCCCAAAGTAATGGGGTGAGGGcacagggtttatttggcttacgtGTCCCAATCACAGCCCATCATTGAAGGAATCCAAAGTTGAAACTCGAATAGAGAAGGAACCTAtgggcaggaattgaagcagataCCATAGAAGAATGTATTTTAGAGGATCTATCCCTTGATCATGTTCAGCTCTTTGCCTTATACCCTACATGACAATCTGTCCAGTGGCAATATTACCTTCGGTGGCTATGCCCCCTAAATCCATCATTAAACAACAAAATGCCCCCAAACATTTGTTCACAGGCTATTTGATGGAGGATTTCCTCAGCAGGGTTTCCTCTTTCCATATAACCCAAGCTTATGTCATACTAACAAAAACTTACTCAGCACAGCCTGAAGTAGAGTCCCTTAAACTTCAGAAACAAGCATATTTGTTTCAAAGTGTCTTACAATTCTTAGTATTTGAGATTTGAGGATGGGCTTGTCCCTCAACTCatgaacaagaagaaaaaaagtaggaGCAAAACAGCCCAAGAGTAAAATTATTGTCACTAAGAACAGCTATTTCCCACAGAGTTGACTATTTCCCACACAGCTGACTATTGTTTGTCCCATGATGTAAAAGTGCCTTCAGTGGGTATGAATAGCCAGAATGTTCAACAGGGAATCTCATTCAAGTGAAAGCTAAATTGAAACCCAAGGTGGATGCCTCAGATTGTCCCCAGATGACTTCCCCTGGATGTTTGTGTGCCTCCTCATTCGATCCTGTTACATTCTGTTTAGTCTCCCAGCTGGGCTACCCAAGTCTTAAGTGGTTAATGTTTGTCAACCCCTAATGCGAGGTTGAGTTTTTTCCTACCTGTTTGTttgatagatttttgttgttgttggagacagggtttctctgtggctttggaggctgtcctagaactcgctcttgtagatgaggctggtctcgaactcaacagagatctgcctgcctctgcctcccaagtgctgggactaaaggcatatgctaccactgcccagctgtttgtttgatttttgagggtttctctgtgtaacagctctggctgtcccggaactttcTTTATATACCAGGCTGTCATTcccagagatccctctgcctctgcctctgcctctctgcctctctgcctctctgcctctctgcctctctgcctctctgcctctctgcctctctgcctctctgcctctctgcctctctgcctctctgcctctctgcctctctgcctctctgcctctctgcctctctgcctctctgcctctctgcctctgccataCTGGTGTGGacaccacagcctggctctgcCTGCTTTTTCTTAGAGGCTGAAAAACTTTCTTTGAAAACCAAAAGCACAATGATGGTAGATCCttatctaaaacaaataaaactatctTACTCATAAAGAACCTAAAATGTTGAGCTAGAATCAATAAAGAGGCAAAAGATGTTTACCAGAGAATGAAAATGGAGGAGGGTAGGGGGAAGGTGTGGTCCTGGGTGTGCTGGTTGTGTGTTAGTTGGAAcaggaagagatggggagagaaaatGACAAAGAACTAAGTTTCAGAGGAACCAGCTTGGAGAGCAGTGCTGAGCAGGGTGAACACAGTCACTGAGAATCCCAGTTGTGTGCTTCCTTGCACTTAAAGTGGCCAGTCACTGGACACTGAGCCCATGAACCTGTCATCATTATGCTGCTTTTCTTATGTGAACACATACAGCTGCAGAAGGAGAGGTGTGGGAAATCCTGCCTGCCACGAACTCTTCTTTCCTGGTGAGAAATAGTGGAGGTTTCTCCATGGGAGTATTCCTGTCCTCTGGGAGTCTCTCAGGGAATTCCAGTTGATGGCAAGAGGGCCATTGACACAAAACACACAGCTAAAAATAAACAGCAACTAAAACAAGGAACAAACCTTCTGGCTGCCAGATGAGGGTGCAAGCAAATCCTCAGGCACAGTCTGGGAACACAGTGCAGTCCCCCATCCCTCCTTCACAGCTTCCTCTTTCATACAGAAGGGacaggcaccaccaccactgttTTAGCAGCCTTTGACTTTCTCTTCTCTGGGTTTGACAGGTTTTATCCTAATTGGCCTCTCCACCTCAGTGCATGCAGAAGCCCAGCCAATCCGCATGTAAGTCTATGTTTTCCCAGTCTGCATCTCATGTGGCTCCTATTTCTGGATGGTACCCTAGCAACCAGGCAACCTGACATCAGAGGAAGACTGGGGACTTCAGAGTCAGACACACTGCCCTGCTTGTCAGAACAGAAAGAGCAGGGGGACTGATGCTTCCTACCCTCAAGACTGTCCACAAATGGACTACCCCAGACTTGATGTTCCAGCTCAGGCTGGGAGCACATTTCTGCTTTATCCACTAAAATTCAACGTGCAATTGCAGCAGAGGGACTCGCTCATGAGGAAAGGATTACCTACACTTTTACGCTCTGAGACCTGCTGCTTCTGGGAACTGCTCTCTCCAAAGGACTGCTTCTTCATTGCCTTTGGAGGCCTCTGAGAGCTGACAGCTGTCTCTCCCCCAGTCTCTCTTGGTTGACATCCTGCTGCCACTGGGGTCTTGGGGTTTCTACTTTATGGgttgtatttctatttctttttgtctgaatTATTGCTCCATGTTGGAAATAAAACTCCTTCTTTTTGCCTCCCTTCACTGTCTGTCCACTCCAATCTTAGAGGTTAAGGCAACCACCTGAGATAAGTAGAACTGATTGTGTCACAGCCAGCAGGGAGTTCAACAGGGAGTGGCATCTCAGTTAGCAGGGACTCCAGTCAACAAATATTCCAGTCAGTTGGTACTCCAGCCAATAGAAATGCTAGTCAGTTGGTACTCCAGCCAATAGGAATGCTAGTCAGTGGGTATACCATGCAATAGGGATGCCAGTCAGTGGGTACACTAGCCAATAGGGATGCCTGTCAGTGGGAACTTCAGTCACAGGCAACTCCATTCATCAGGAACGCTTATGACTCCATTGAGTTTGGGTAACAGTCAGCAGGGTTTTTAGTTTGTGTGGTCTCCAGTGAGTAGTGCCTACATTCAATGATGATACCAGCTGGAGGGAACTCCAATTAACTTTGAGTCCAACTAGACGGGACCACAAGCAATAAGGGACCCCATTCAGCAGGTCCTCCAGTTGGTAGAGACATAAGTCATCAAGAATGCCTGTCAGAGCAGACTCCAAAGAAGGCTCCATCATCCAGGAGTGCAGACAATGACACTGGCCTCTCCAAGCATCTCTTCTGTGGGTAGATATTAAAAATCTGCCTGAAGCTTCTGGAGATAGAAACTGTTGTATCTGactgggtgtggtagtttgaatgtaattttgcccccataatctcatagggcatatcactattaggaggtttggctttgctggagtaggtatggccttgttgaaggaagtgtgttactgtggaggtaAGCTTCAAGGTCTTTTACTTAAGCTTCACATGTCACAGTCTCCATCCTGTTACTTGCAAGATGTAggaactttcagctccttcaacaccatgtctgcctgcatgccaccatgttccctttCATGacagtggactgaacctctgaaaatgaaaGCCAGCCACTACAATTAAAGGTTTTCTTCAAAGAATGGCCATGCTAATGGTtggtgtctcatcacagaaaCAGTGGGTCACACATAACTGCTGTCTCTAACTCCTCTATCCTACTCTCCTCTGGGCTTCATGGTACCAGGAGATGAGTTAATAACACAGTGGAGCATCTTGTATGTGTTTTTCACAGAATTTGAATAAAACTGATGCTCATGAAAT
This DNA window, taken from Cricetulus griseus strain 17A/GY chromosome 2, alternate assembly CriGri-PICRH-1.0, whole genome shotgun sequence, encodes the following:
- the LOC100750629 gene encoding sperm motility kinase Z-like; amino-acid sequence: MTKANYKSQSLFGLLFQVVKVYDGGAGTLSFSSNIKNIPDLWPFDFAGLWFYLISPRLRCFHSSCLCTSLSISLPPPLSVTAATRAALSSDNEDGASEPNTVPSFFDEEVFTRQYTILKALGQGGTAKVMLARHRLTGTTVAVKALLRQEKWCESKTSEVDIMKILSHPNIISLLQVIETEQNIYLIMEVAEGEQLFNRIQRAGCLKEDEARSIFVQLLSAIGYCHDEGVIHRDLKPDNVIVDEQGKVKIIDFGLGARFRPGQKLERLCGAFQFIPPEVFLGIPYDGPKVDIWTLGVLLYYMVTGTVPFGGATLSELREQVLKGKYDIPYRLSKELRSMISLLLTMNARQRPMVWDLRGHPWLQKGEEMFTIHSNEVTRCPDPEIVAAMQNIGFDVQDIRESLKHRKFNETMAAYNLLKCQACQDNGNNVHTKLMNPGATPFPSIENPNMFPLPPKRRASEPSLRTLVPSSGSPHLRQRMRTNVPDLLEKTPTQGRGHKRSMTAPCICLLRNTIIYVDDTSFSTSSQSERTLSSLKHSGTSTSSSLQPRGRAKCKKRIRACILRLCCCMSPHKKSPRKVYSKK